One region of Thermodesulfobacteriota bacterium genomic DNA includes:
- a CDS encoding TldD/PmbA family protein — translation MESQDQVIDQLLRILRRRSVEGYEIFFESSDHFEVEAKEDKVDTFQASQSWGLSLRLLHQKRMGFSFATSPSTLVSGGLREGLERLVEDAMAASRATSPDPCYEFAPPLKAPPPELPINDRSLREISEKRKIEYARNLEASARSFDRRVTKVRKASYQESSSKVTLLNSNGLHFTYDLTFSSVSVVAIAEEGGESEMGWDFDFSHFFDRIDVHRVGQNAAKRAVERLGGRRISSGSFPAILENQVAAEFLSLLAHSFLSEQVQKGKSVLKDRLGTKFFSSLLNLVDDGLQVEGASASPIDGEGTPSQRTLLVSQGEVRGFLYDRFWANRERLGSSRKEVESTGNSRRHSIKAPPGLGTSNFFIEAGKTPLATLIRNLNRGVLIQEVMGLHTVDPISGDFSLGCSGQWIEGGEVLHPVKSIAVAGNLYQLFQNLVEVGDDLRFFGKIGSPSLTIDRLELSGN, via the coding sequence ATGGAATCCCAAGACCAGGTCATCGATCAGCTTTTGAGGATCCTTCGAAGAAGGTCTGTGGAGGGCTACGAGATCTTTTTCGAGTCCTCCGATCATTTCGAAGTAGAGGCCAAAGAGGATAAGGTGGATACGTTTCAGGCCTCCCAATCCTGGGGACTCTCCCTCCGCCTCCTCCACCAAAAAAGGATGGGCTTTTCCTTCGCCACTTCGCCTTCAACCCTCGTCTCCGGTGGGCTGAGGGAAGGGCTGGAACGATTGGTGGAGGATGCGATGGCCGCCTCTCGGGCCACTTCGCCCGATCCCTGCTATGAATTTGCCCCTCCTCTCAAGGCCCCCCCTCCTGAGCTTCCAATCAATGACCGGTCCCTCCGGGAGATCTCCGAAAAGAGAAAGATCGAATATGCCAGGAACCTTGAGGCCTCGGCCAGGTCTTTCGACAGGAGGGTGACGAAGGTCCGTAAGGCCTCCTATCAGGAATCGAGCTCGAAGGTGACCCTTCTCAACTCGAATGGGCTCCATTTCACCTACGATCTCACCTTTTCCTCGGTCAGCGTCGTGGCCATCGCTGAGGAGGGAGGGGAGTCAGAAATGGGATGGGATTTTGACTTCAGCCATTTCTTCGATCGGATCGACGTCCACCGGGTAGGGCAGAATGCGGCCAAGAGGGCGGTCGAGAGGCTCGGGGGAAGGCGGATCTCCTCTGGAAGCTTTCCGGCGATCCTGGAGAACCAAGTGGCTGCGGAATTCCTCTCCCTCCTGGCCCACTCCTTTCTTTCAGAACAGGTCCAGAAGGGAAAGTCGGTCCTGAAGGACCGGCTGGGGACGAAGTTCTTCTCCTCCCTCCTGAACCTCGTGGATGACGGTCTTCAGGTCGAAGGGGCCTCGGCATCGCCCATTGATGGAGAGGGCACGCCCAGCCAGCGGACCCTTCTGGTCTCCCAGGGAGAGGTCAGGGGATTTTTGTACGATCGGTTCTGGGCCAACCGGGAGAGACTCGGCTCGAGCCGGAAGGAGGTCGAGTCGACCGGAAATAGCCGTAGGCATAGCATCAAAGCCCCACCTGGGCTGGGTACGTCCAACTTCTTCATCGAGGCGGGCAAGACTCCCCTCGCCACCCTGATCCGAAACCTGAATCGTGGGGTTCTGATCCAGGAGGTCATGGGACTCCATACGGTGGACCCCATCTCCGGCGATTTCTCCCTTGGGTGTTCGGGACAGTGGATCGAAGGAGGCGAGGTCCTCCATCCGGTCAAATCGATCGCCGTGGCCGGAAACCTCTACCAACTCTTCCAGAACCTGGTCGAGGTGGGAGATGACCTGCGATTCTTCGGAAAGATCGGGTCGCCCAGCCTTACGATCGATCGCCTCGAACTAAGCGGAAATTAA
- the argJ gene encoding bifunctional glutamate N-acetyltransferase/amino-acid acetyltransferase ArgJ has protein sequence MNPNELRFKTPESPYQVQGFQFSGVSAGIKKDGKRDLGLIYSEVPAHVAGLFTTNRVKAAPVLIDMERIRGGTCQAVLINSGNANACTGERGIRDAKRISSLLARRMKLDEERVLLASTGVIGAPLPVKRVEGAMPELIKGLSPEGWNDLVEAIMTTDTRPKMAWAACRIGGKEVRLCGMAKGAGMICPNLATMLSFLVTDAHIQPPLLQKMLREAAEISFNRITIDGETSTNDTVLLLANGKAGHPILHRMDRQAEGFQRALVEVCRNLAESIVRDGEGVTKVIEIVIRGARTRNDARKAAYAIAHSPLVKTAFFGEDANWGRILCALGHCGIPLHPDRIDVFFDKAPIVRNGKGLSPRSEARAAEVIKRPSFGVTVDLHQGSSSFSLLTTDLSLDYVKVNASYRS, from the coding sequence ATGAACCCTAATGAATTACGATTCAAGACCCCCGAATCTCCCTACCAAGTGCAGGGTTTTCAATTCTCCGGCGTCTCCGCAGGGATCAAAAAGGATGGAAAGAGAGACCTCGGCCTCATCTACTCCGAGGTGCCGGCCCATGTGGCCGGGCTTTTTACCACCAACCGCGTGAAGGCCGCCCCTGTCCTGATCGATATGGAGAGGATCCGAGGGGGGACCTGCCAGGCCGTCCTGATCAACAGCGGAAATGCCAATGCCTGTACCGGAGAGCGTGGGATCCGGGATGCGAAGAGGATTTCCTCGCTCCTGGCGAGGAGGATGAAGCTTGACGAGGAGAGGGTCCTCCTCGCCTCCACAGGGGTCATCGGCGCTCCCCTGCCAGTCAAGAGGGTCGAAGGGGCCATGCCGGAATTGATTAAGGGCCTCTCCCCAGAGGGGTGGAACGATCTGGTCGAGGCGATCATGACGACCGACACCCGTCCCAAGATGGCCTGGGCCGCCTGCCGCATCGGAGGGAAGGAGGTGAGGCTCTGCGGGATGGCCAAGGGAGCGGGGATGATCTGTCCCAACCTGGCCACGATGCTCTCCTTTCTCGTCACCGATGCCCATATCCAACCCCCCCTCCTTCAAAAGATGTTGAGGGAGGCGGCCGAGATTTCCTTCAACCGGATCACCATCGACGGCGAGACGAGCACCAACGACACGGTCTTGCTTCTGGCCAATGGAAAGGCTGGCCATCCGATCCTCCACCGGATGGACCGGCAGGCCGAGGGATTTCAGAGGGCCCTCGTCGAGGTCTGTCGGAATTTGGCCGAGAGCATCGTCCGGGACGGCGAGGGCGTGACCAAGGTGATCGAGATCGTGATCCGGGGGGCCCGAACCCGAAACGATGCAAGAAAGGCCGCCTATGCCATCGCCCACTCACCCTTGGTCAAGACGGCCTTCTTCGGAGAGGATGCCAACTGGGGAAGGATCCTCTGCGCCCTGGGCCATTGCGGGATCCCCCTCCACCCAGACCGGATCGATGTCTTCTTCGATAAGGCCCCCATTGTCCGGAACGGAAAGGGTTTATCGCCCCGCTCAGAGGCAAGGGCCGCCGAGGTGATCAAAAGGCCCTCCTTCGGGGTGACGGTCGATCTCCACCAGGGGAGCTCCTCCTTTTCCCTCCTCACCACCGACCTCTCCCTCGACTATGTAAAGGTCAACGCCTCCTACCGTTCCTGA
- the secA gene encoding preprotein translocase subunit SecA produces the protein MIGLILRKIFGSKNERELKRIRPIVQRINELEGHVRPLTDDRLRAKTGEFKERIDQGEPLDAILPEAFAVVREAARRTLGERHYDVQLIGGIVLHEGKIAEMATGEGKTLVATLPAYLNALTGKGVHIVTVNDYLAKRDSEWMGSIYRFLGLSVGVIVHELGDLERKRAYACDITYGTNNEFGFDYLRDNMKFDIGDYVQRDLHYAIVDEVDSILIDEARTPLIISGPTEESTDKYYKINRIIPSLQLGRDYQIEEKSHTAFLTEEGVAHVERLLRVENLYDPNNIELLHHVNQALKAHALFKRDVDYVVKDGQVVIVDEFTGRLMPGRRWSDGLHQAVEAKENVKIENENQTLATITFQNYFRMYEKLAGMTGTADTEAAEFRKIYNLDVVVIPTNMPLRRINHPDVVYKTEGEKFRAVVREIEELHKTGRPVLVGTISIEKSEKLSFMLKKRGIPHNVLNAKHHEREAEIIAQAGRLGAVTISTNMAGRGTDILLGGNPKFLARTMVGEIEDPEAWQKAYEEAYQKALTIVQKEKEKVVELGGLHVIGTERHEARRIDNQLRGRAGRQGDPGSSRFYLSLEDDLMRIFGSERISKIMDRLGIEEDQPIEHHLVTKAIENAQKKVEAHNFEIRKHLLEYDSVMNKQREVIYAQRREVLGGGDLKGSILEMIEEQAEELVDLFVDEKAPPEDWDLKGLQDAVFQQFSFRWVPPPIESDGLNRGRLIEMLQEKAKEIYLKKREEVFSLLPFDIEKEMMLRAIDHHWKDHLLAIDQLKEGIGLRGYGQKDPRIEYQKEAYQMFLEMLGRIKRDTIEKLFAIQIGREQEVKELKAKRRPTFILSRGPMAIAAQAGGETEDGRGVTVRREGKKVGRNDPCPCGSGKKYKKCCLMKEEARA, from the coding sequence ATGATCGGCCTAATCCTCCGGAAGATCTTCGGGAGCAAAAACGAGAGGGAGCTTAAGCGGATCCGGCCCATCGTCCAACGGATCAACGAACTGGAAGGCCACGTTCGCCCCCTGACCGACGACCGGCTCCGGGCCAAAACAGGAGAATTCAAAGAGAGGATCGATCAGGGAGAACCTCTCGATGCCATCCTGCCAGAGGCCTTTGCGGTCGTTCGGGAGGCCGCCAGGAGGACCCTCGGAGAACGCCATTACGATGTCCAGCTGATCGGCGGGATCGTGCTCCACGAGGGAAAGATCGCGGAGATGGCGACTGGCGAGGGAAAGACCCTGGTGGCGACTTTACCTGCCTATCTGAACGCCCTGACCGGAAAGGGGGTCCATATCGTCACCGTAAATGACTACCTGGCCAAACGGGACAGCGAGTGGATGGGGTCGATCTACCGTTTCCTCGGCCTCTCGGTCGGGGTGATCGTCCACGAGCTCGGCGACCTGGAGCGGAAGAGGGCCTACGCCTGCGACATCACCTATGGGACGAACAACGAGTTCGGTTTCGATTACCTCCGGGACAATATGAAATTCGACATCGGGGATTATGTCCAGAGGGACCTCCATTATGCCATCGTGGACGAGGTCGATAGCATTCTGATCGACGAGGCCCGAACCCCCCTCATCATCTCCGGTCCCACAGAGGAGTCGACGGACAAATATTACAAGATCAACCGGATCATCCCGAGCCTCCAACTTGGAAGGGATTACCAGATCGAGGAGAAGAGCCATACCGCCTTTCTGACCGAGGAAGGGGTGGCCCACGTGGAGCGTCTCCTCCGGGTGGAGAACCTCTACGACCCCAACAATATCGAACTCCTCCACCATGTCAACCAGGCCCTCAAAGCCCATGCCCTCTTCAAACGGGATGTGGACTACGTGGTGAAGGATGGGCAGGTGGTGATCGTCGACGAATTCACCGGGAGGTTGATGCCTGGCCGGCGATGGAGCGATGGACTTCACCAGGCGGTCGAGGCCAAGGAGAATGTGAAGATCGAGAATGAGAATCAGACGCTGGCCACCATCACCTTCCAAAACTACTTCCGGATGTATGAGAAACTGGCGGGGATGACCGGAACGGCCGACACGGAAGCGGCCGAATTCCGGAAGATCTACAACCTCGATGTGGTGGTCATCCCGACCAACATGCCCCTCAGGAGGATCAATCATCCGGACGTCGTCTACAAGACCGAAGGGGAGAAATTCCGGGCCGTCGTCCGGGAGATCGAGGAGCTTCACAAGACCGGCCGGCCGGTCCTGGTGGGGACGATCTCGATCGAGAAGTCGGAGAAGTTGAGCTTCATGCTCAAGAAGCGAGGGATCCCCCACAACGTCCTCAATGCGAAACATCACGAGCGCGAGGCGGAGATCATCGCCCAGGCAGGGAGGTTGGGGGCGGTCACCATCTCCACCAACATGGCGGGAAGGGGGACGGACATCCTCCTGGGCGGAAACCCCAAGTTCCTGGCCCGAACCATGGTGGGAGAGATCGAGGATCCCGAGGCCTGGCAGAAGGCTTATGAAGAGGCCTATCAGAAGGCCCTAACGATCGTCCAGAAGGAGAAGGAGAAGGTCGTTGAACTGGGAGGCCTCCATGTCATCGGCACCGAACGTCACGAGGCCAGGCGGATCGATAACCAGCTCAGGGGTAGGGCGGGTCGGCAGGGCGACCCCGGCTCTTCCCGATTCTACCTCTCCCTCGAGGACGATCTGATGAGGATCTTCGGCTCCGAGAGGATCTCGAAGATCATGGACCGTCTGGGCATCGAGGAGGATCAACCCATCGAACATCATCTGGTCACCAAGGCGATCGAGAATGCCCAGAAGAAGGTCGAGGCCCACAACTTCGAGATCCGCAAACACCTTCTGGAATACGATTCGGTCATGAATAAGCAGCGGGAGGTGATCTACGCCCAGAGGAGGGAGGTCCTGGGCGGCGGGGACCTCAAGGGGTCGATCTTAGAGATGATCGAGGAGCAGGCCGAGGAACTTGTGGACCTCTTCGTGGATGAGAAGGCGCCTCCGGAGGACTGGGACCTGAAAGGGCTTCAGGATGCGGTCTTTCAACAGTTCTCTTTTCGGTGGGTCCCACCGCCCATCGAGTCCGATGGCCTAAACCGGGGCCGCCTGATCGAGATGCTCCAGGAGAAGGCCAAGGAGATATACCTAAAGAAGAGAGAGGAGGTCTTCTCCCTCCTTCCCTTCGATATCGAAAAGGAGATGATGCTCCGGGCCATCGACCATCACTGGAAAGATCACCTTCTGGCCATCGATCAGTTGAAAGAGGGGATCGGGTTGAGGGGTTACGGCCAGAAAGACCCCCGGATCGAATATCAGAAAGAGGCCTACCAGATGTTCCTGGAGATGTTGGGGCGGATCAAACGAGATACGATCGAAAAGCTTTTCGCCATCCAGATCGGGAGGGAGCAGGAGGTGAAAGAGTTGAAGGCCAAGCGGAGGCCCACCTTCATCCTGAGCCGGGGTCCCATGGCCATTGCCGCACAGGCAGGGGGGGAGACCGAGGATGGCCGGGGGGTGACGGTGCGCCGGGAAGGAAAGAAGGTCGGCCGAAACGATCCCTGTCCCTGTGGAAGCGGAAAGAAATACAAGAAGTGCTGCCTCATGAAGGAGGAGGCGAGGGCCTAA
- the rlmB gene encoding 23S rRNA (guanosine(2251)-2'-O)-methyltransferase RlmB, which translates to MSSIIYGIHPVREALLSSTVPVKKILISTKHPSPSLQSVIDLAQQKSVPLTFVEREVLDQKVKRGPHQNVLAIVDEIPYASLEEILQRPKQEGTQALLLVLDGIQDPQNLGSLIRTGLGCGAHGVILPKDRAAGITPAVVKASAGATAHLPVARVVNIAATIDRLKEEGLWVYGASGEAEEVLYDLDFKTDLAIVIGAEGKGIRPLVKKKCDRLFSIPMKGPVSSFNAAVSGAMILYEAMRQRGFRGERGELR; encoded by the coding sequence ATGTCCTCCATCATCTACGGCATCCACCCGGTCCGGGAGGCGCTGCTCTCGTCAACGGTTCCGGTTAAAAAGATCTTGATCTCCACGAAACATCCCTCCCCTTCCCTTCAATCGGTCATCGATCTGGCCCAGCAAAAGAGCGTCCCCCTCACCTTTGTGGAGAGAGAGGTCTTGGATCAGAAGGTCAAAAGGGGCCCCCATCAGAATGTCCTCGCCATCGTCGATGAGATCCCCTATGCCTCTCTGGAGGAGATTTTGCAGAGACCCAAACAGGAGGGGACCCAAGCCCTGCTTCTCGTCCTCGACGGGATCCAGGACCCTCAAAACTTAGGCTCTCTCATCCGAACCGGCCTCGGGTGCGGGGCCCACGGGGTCATTCTTCCAAAAGATCGGGCCGCAGGGATCACACCGGCGGTCGTCAAGGCCTCGGCCGGCGCCACGGCCCACCTTCCCGTGGCGCGGGTGGTCAACATCGCAGCCACGATCGATCGCCTGAAAGAGGAGGGCCTCTGGGTCTATGGGGCCTCTGGGGAGGCCGAGGAGGTCCTCTACGATCTCGATTTCAAAACAGACCTGGCCATCGTCATCGGGGCCGAGGGAAAGGGGATCAGACCCCTGGTGAAGAAGAAGTGCGACCGCCTCTTCTCGATCCCGATGAAGGGTCCGGTCTCTTCCTTTAACGCGGCGGTCTCTGGAGCCATGATCCTTTATGAAGCGATGCGCCAGCGGGGTTTCCGTGGAGAGCGGGGGGAGTTGCGATGA
- a CDS encoding M23 family metallopeptidase: protein MSDSDHITILVFGHKTSKTRHLKIRRKTIKVGLYLTAFFFLSLTFFFCDYIQVKKKAFEVARLREQAEVQRSQIYFFSSKIEELEKQVSRLKDIDRKIRIIANLERGQESPAIAGIGGPSPSDVRERLKNDRDDKGLLQQMKVDMERLQSEAALSERSLLELERVLQTKQEILAHTPSIWPAQGWVTSEFGFRENPFTGLTQMHEGIDISNRVGTVVVAPANGFVSDIGTDWVHGRFLVISHGFGMTTRYSHLNKVLVKVGQKVKRGEKIAEVGMTGKTTGPHLHYEVRLHGVPVNPMRYILN, encoded by the coding sequence ATGTCAGATTCGGACCATATCACCATCCTCGTCTTCGGACATAAGACTTCGAAAACCCGCCATTTAAAGATCAGAAGAAAGACGATAAAGGTTGGCCTTTACCTCACGGCCTTCTTCTTCCTCTCCCTTACCTTCTTCTTCTGCGATTACATTCAGGTAAAAAAGAAGGCCTTCGAGGTTGCCCGGCTGAGGGAGCAGGCCGAGGTCCAGAGATCCCAGATCTACTTCTTCTCCTCCAAGATCGAGGAGCTCGAAAAGCAGGTTTCGAGGTTGAAGGACATCGATCGAAAGATCCGCATCATCGCCAATCTCGAAAGGGGGCAGGAAAGTCCGGCCATCGCCGGGATCGGAGGACCCTCTCCTTCGGATGTCAGAGAAAGGCTGAAGAACGACAGGGACGATAAGGGACTTCTCCAGCAGATGAAGGTCGATATGGAACGCCTCCAGTCCGAGGCGGCCCTGAGCGAGAGGAGTCTCCTCGAACTCGAAAGGGTGCTCCAGACCAAACAGGAGATCCTGGCCCATACCCCCTCCATCTGGCCGGCTCAGGGCTGGGTGACCTCGGAATTCGGGTTCCGCGAAAACCCCTTCACCGGCCTTACCCAGATGCACGAGGGGATCGACATCTCCAATCGGGTCGGGACCGTTGTGGTGGCCCCGGCGAACGGGTTCGTCTCCGACATTGGAACCGACTGGGTCCACGGGAGGTTTCTCGTCATCTCCCATGGTTTCGGGATGACCACCCGATATAGCCATCTGAATAAGGTCCTGGTCAAGGTGGGGCAGAAGGTGAAGCGGGGAGAGAAGATCGCAGAGGTGGGGATGACCGGCAAGACGACAGGCCCCCATCTCCATTACGAGGTGAGACTCCACGGGGTACCGGTCAACCCCATGCGATATATCTTAAATTGA
- a CDS encoding ketoacyl-ACP synthase III: MKKIAIVGTGSHLPERILSNFDLEKVLNTNDEWIYQRTGVRERRIAEPDVNTSDLAKEASLKALEMAEISPKELDLIVLATITPDTCCPSGANWLEAKLGAQKAVSFDVTAACCGFVFALSVAEQYLKTGTFKNALVVASEVMSRCQDWTDRENCILWGDGAGAVVLRSIDEGLGDRFFSDPKRMVGEVLSVHIHTDGKNGENLLMPGGGSRTTPISYESVDRKLHTLKMIKANESVRVAVKRFAEAAVEAASANGIDVSDARWIIPHQANIRILQQMAKRLDIPFEKVYVTIEKYGNISSATIPIALDEGLRSGAIQKGDYVILTGFGGGLTWASSLIKW, encoded by the coding sequence ATGAAAAAGATCGCCATCGTCGGGACAGGATCCCATCTTCCGGAACGCATCCTGAGCAACTTCGATCTGGAGAAGGTCCTCAATACGAATGACGAGTGGATCTACCAGAGGACAGGGGTGAGAGAACGCAGGATCGCGGAGCCTGACGTCAATACCTCAGACCTCGCCAAGGAGGCCTCTTTAAAGGCCTTGGAGATGGCGGAGATCTCCCCGAAGGAACTGGATTTGATCGTCCTGGCCACCATCACGCCGGATACCTGCTGTCCCTCCGGGGCCAACTGGCTGGAGGCGAAGCTTGGCGCCCAAAAGGCGGTCTCCTTCGATGTGACGGCGGCCTGTTGCGGTTTTGTCTTCGCCCTTTCCGTGGCGGAGCAGTATCTCAAGACCGGGACCTTTAAGAATGCCCTGGTGGTGGCCTCCGAGGTGATGAGCCGATGTCAGGACTGGACAGACCGGGAAAATTGTATCCTCTGGGGGGACGGGGCCGGAGCGGTCGTCCTGAGGTCGATCGACGAAGGCTTGGGCGATCGGTTCTTTTCCGATCCGAAGAGGATGGTGGGCGAGGTTTTGTCGGTTCATATCCACACCGATGGGAAGAACGGCGAAAACCTCCTCATGCCGGGAGGGGGATCCCGGACCACCCCGATCAGTTACGAGAGCGTGGACAGAAAACTTCACACCCTGAAAATGATCAAGGCCAACGAATCGGTCCGCGTGGCGGTCAAACGGTTCGCTGAGGCGGCCGTGGAGGCGGCATCGGCCAACGGGATCGACGTCTCCGATGCCAGATGGATCATCCCCCATCAGGCCAACATCCGGATCCTCCAGCAGATGGCCAAGCGGCTCGACATCCCCTTCGAAAAGGTCTACGTCACCATCGAGAAGTATGGAAACATCTCCTCGGCGACGATCCCCATCGCCCTGGATGAGGGACTCCGGAGCGGGGCGATTCAGAAAGGCGATTACGTCATCCTCACCGGATTTGGAGGGGGCCTTACCTGGGCAAGCAGTCTCATCAAATGGTGA
- the pyrF gene encoding orotidine-5'-phosphate decarboxylase — protein sequence MGPARPQDRIIFALDVEHFHEAQQWVSLLKDRIGLFKVGKQLFTHSGPKVIDMIIQKGQRVFLDLKYHDIPNTVAKAGEEATRHQVAMFNLHALGGFEMMKKTVEASRAVAKQLSIPRPLILAVTILTSMDEATLKEVGIEGPLEEEVGRLAELAQKAGVDGVVASPREIGIIRKRCGQEFLIVTPGIRHPTDPKDDQRRTLTPREAIEAGADYLVIGRPIKEARDPIEALQRIVEDIS from the coding sequence ACGAGGCCCAGCAGTGGGTCTCGCTTTTGAAGGATCGGATCGGCCTCTTCAAGGTGGGAAAACAGCTCTTCACCCACTCCGGTCCGAAGGTGATCGACATGATCATCCAGAAGGGGCAGAGGGTCTTCCTCGATCTCAAATATCATGACATCCCCAACACGGTGGCCAAAGCAGGGGAGGAGGCGACCAGGCATCAGGTGGCGATGTTCAACCTCCACGCCCTCGGCGGGTTCGAGATGATGAAGAAGACGGTCGAGGCCTCCCGGGCGGTGGCCAAGCAGCTTTCGATTCCGAGGCCCCTCATCCTCGCCGTCACCATCCTCACCAGCATGGATGAGGCCACCCTGAAGGAGGTCGGAATTGAAGGCCCCCTCGAAGAGGAGGTCGGACGCCTGGCCGAACTGGCCCAGAAGGCCGGGGTGGATGGCGTTGTGGCCTCGCCCCGGGAGATCGGGATCATCCGGAAACGGTGTGGCCAGGAATTCCTGATCGTCACGCCCGGAATCCGTCACCCCACAGATCCCAAGGACGACCAACGGAGGACCCTGACCCCCCGTGAGGCGATCGAGGCCGGGGCCGACTACCTCGTCATCGGAAGGCCGATCAAGGAGGCCAGAGATCCCATCGAGGCGCTCCAGAGGATCGTCGAGGATATCTCCTGA